A region from the Streptomyces lydicus genome encodes:
- a CDS encoding DedA family protein: MDEVALTAAGLYAIVLLRAGGTFAVGWLAGAGARRGRLAERVSTAKFRRAERAIQRWGAPVVAVSFLTVGFQTAANFLAGSMRMPLSRYLPALFVGGAGWALVYATAGIGALELLARVFAGRTVTGVVAVAALFLAVCGVMVYRGRRAASARRNPAADES; encoded by the coding sequence GTGGATGAGGTCGCGCTCACAGCCGCCGGTCTCTACGCCATCGTCCTGCTGCGCGCCGGAGGGACCTTCGCCGTCGGCTGGCTCGCCGGCGCCGGTGCCAGGCGCGGCAGACTCGCGGAGCGGGTCTCCACGGCCAAGTTCCGGCGCGCCGAACGGGCGATCCAGCGGTGGGGCGCACCGGTGGTGGCCGTCTCCTTCCTGACCGTCGGGTTCCAGACCGCTGCCAACTTCCTGGCGGGGAGCATGCGCATGCCTCTGTCGCGCTACCTGCCGGCACTGTTCGTGGGGGGAGCGGGCTGGGCGCTGGTCTACGCGACGGCCGGCATCGGCGCGCTGGAATTGCTGGCAAGGGTGTTTGCCGGGCGGACGGTGACTGGTGTGGTCGCGGTTGCCGCCCTTTTCCTCGCGGTATGCGGCGTGATGGTGTACCGGGGCAGAAGAGCTGCTTCGGCCCGTCGCAACCCTGCGGCCGACGAATCCTGA
- a CDS encoding MFS transporter, with translation MKSLWRQTCSFPIAARLLMTNQFAINLAFYMLMPYLAAHLSTDLGLAAWAVGLVLGVRNFSQQGMFLIGGTIADRYGYKAPIMAGCLLRTAGFGILGWVDSLPALVAASAATGFAGALFNPAVRAYLAAEAGDRRVDAFATFNVYYQGGMLLGPLVGLALLAADFRAVCAAAAALFAVLTLLQWRALPARRGDSADQGGHPAAGVLAQWRTVVSNRPFLLFSTAMIGSYVLTFQVYLALPLAADEALGSNGTKVTSGLFVVSAVVAVAGQLRLTDWAKRRWSPHEALFRGLAAMGLAFVPPALAQPGARAMTLVSLVTAVVLLAMGSAVVYPFEMDTVVALSGGRLVATHYGLYNTVSGVGITLGNLATGALWDFTRHHHIAWLTWSALSATGLACAASVAALARSGRLTARRPSAVITA, from the coding sequence ATGAAGTCCCTGTGGCGGCAGACCTGTTCATTCCCGATCGCTGCACGGCTGTTGATGACAAACCAGTTCGCCATCAACCTCGCGTTCTACATGCTCATGCCCTACCTCGCCGCCCATCTTTCCACCGACCTCGGCCTGGCGGCCTGGGCGGTCGGACTCGTCCTGGGCGTCCGGAACTTCTCCCAGCAGGGCATGTTCCTCATCGGCGGCACCATCGCCGACCGGTACGGCTACAAGGCCCCGATCATGGCCGGCTGCCTGCTGCGCACGGCCGGCTTCGGAATCCTCGGCTGGGTCGACAGCCTCCCGGCCCTCGTTGCCGCGTCGGCGGCCACCGGGTTCGCCGGAGCCTTGTTCAACCCGGCCGTGCGGGCCTACCTGGCAGCGGAAGCGGGCGACCGGCGCGTGGACGCCTTCGCGACCTTCAACGTCTACTACCAGGGAGGCATGCTCCTGGGTCCGCTCGTCGGCCTCGCCCTCCTGGCCGCCGACTTCCGCGCGGTGTGCGCGGCAGCCGCTGCCCTCTTCGCCGTGCTCACCCTGTTGCAGTGGCGCGCTCTGCCCGCCCGGCGCGGCGACTCGGCGGACCAGGGGGGTCACCCGGCGGCCGGAGTGCTGGCGCAATGGCGCACGGTCGTGTCCAACCGCCCCTTTCTCCTCTTCTCGACCGCGATGATCGGGTCCTACGTACTCACCTTCCAGGTCTACCTGGCCCTCCCACTCGCCGCCGATGAGGCCCTGGGAAGCAACGGGACCAAGGTCACCAGTGGGCTGTTCGTCGTCTCCGCAGTCGTCGCCGTCGCCGGGCAACTGCGCCTGACCGACTGGGCCAAGCGGCGCTGGAGTCCGCACGAAGCGCTTTTCCGCGGGCTGGCGGCCATGGGGCTGGCCTTCGTGCCTCCAGCGCTCGCCCAGCCCGGAGCGAGAGCGATGACCCTCGTCTCCTTGGTGACCGCGGTCGTGCTGCTCGCCATGGGCAGCGCGGTGGTCTACCCGTTCGAGATGGACACGGTCGTCGCACTCTCCGGCGGACGCCTGGTCGCCACCCACTACGGGCTGTACAACACCGTCTCCGGGGTGGGCATCACCTTGGGCAACCTCGCCACCGGAGCCCTGTGGGACTTCACCCGGCACCACCACATCGCCTGGCTGACCTGGTCCGCCCTCAGCGCCACCGGCCTCGCCTGCGCCGCTTCCGTCGCGGCACTGGCCCGGAGCGGACGCCTGACCGCGCGCCGGCCGTCAGCCGTCATCACCGCCTGA
- a CDS encoding PLP-dependent cysteine synthase family protein, producing the protein MHHFAVPTAVPSAPAQLLADAKRPVHTPAGLVGDTPVLWVGEPFTASGSGFWAKLEGHNPGGIKDRTALYMVQAARRRGDLLPGSPLVESTSGTLGLGLALAGVTYGHPVTVVTDPGMEPLMSGLLTAYGTEVQMVATPHPVGGWQQARRQRVEGLLAAHPDAWCPDQYHNPDNVAAYRPLAHELVAQLGRIDALVVSVGTGGHSAGIGTVLRGFFPGLRIVGVDTTGSTIFGQPAGTRLMRGLGSSIYPGNVAYGLFDEVHWVAAPESVWAARALARCRYATGGWSVGAVALVARWLAGRMPAESRIVAVFPDGLQRYVGTVFDDTYCRRHGLLGHEPASDPHEITHPSEATVTCWTRCTTVVDPLGATRGQQRPAEVSR; encoded by the coding sequence ATGCACCACTTCGCCGTACCCACCGCCGTTCCTTCCGCGCCCGCCCAACTGCTCGCCGACGCCAAACGCCCCGTGCACACGCCGGCCGGACTCGTCGGCGACACCCCCGTGCTGTGGGTCGGGGAGCCGTTCACCGCGAGCGGGAGCGGCTTCTGGGCCAAGCTGGAGGGCCACAACCCCGGCGGCATCAAGGACCGGACCGCGCTGTACATGGTCCAGGCCGCTCGCCGGCGGGGTGATCTGCTCCCCGGCTCTCCCCTCGTCGAGTCCACCTCCGGCACCCTCGGCCTCGGACTCGCGCTCGCCGGGGTCACCTACGGCCACCCGGTCACCGTCGTCACCGACCCCGGGATGGAACCCCTGATGTCCGGGCTGCTCACCGCGTACGGAACCGAGGTCCAGATGGTCGCCACGCCGCACCCCGTCGGCGGCTGGCAGCAGGCCCGCCGTCAACGGGTCGAGGGGCTGCTGGCCGCGCATCCGGATGCCTGGTGCCCGGACCAGTACCACAACCCGGACAACGTGGCGGCGTACCGGCCGCTCGCCCATGAACTCGTGGCGCAGCTCGGCCGCATCGACGCCTTGGTCGTGAGCGTCGGCACCGGGGGCCACTCCGCCGGCATCGGCACCGTGCTTCGCGGCTTCTTCCCCGGCCTCCGCATCGTAGGAGTCGATACGACCGGATCCACCATCTTCGGACAGCCCGCCGGGACCCGGCTGATGCGCGGCCTCGGCAGCAGCATCTACCCGGGCAATGTCGCGTACGGCCTCTTCGACGAGGTGCACTGGGTCGCCGCTCCCGAGTCGGTGTGGGCGGCCCGGGCACTCGCGCGCTGCCGGTACGCCACCGGCGGCTGGAGCGTCGGCGCGGTCGCCCTGGTCGCCCGGTGGCTGGCCGGCCGGATGCCGGCCGAGTCGCGCATCGTCGCCGTCTTCCCCGACGGATTGCAGCGTTACGTCGGCACCGTCTTCGACGACACGTACTGTCGCCGGCACGGGCTCCTCGGCCACGAGCCCGCCTCCGACCCCCACGAAATCACCCACCCGAGCGAGGCGACTGTCACCTGCTGGACGCGGTGCACCACCGTCGTCGATCCGCTCGGTGCGACGCGCGGGCAGCAGCGGCCGGCGGAGGTATCCCGATGA